Proteins encoded within one genomic window of Rhizobium acidisoli:
- a CDS encoding efflux RND transporter permease subunit yields the protein MNFSAWSIRNPVPAILLFVMLTAGGLLAFKQLPIQNFPDMDLPTINVTATLDGAAPTQLETEVARTIEDSLAALSYLDHITTTITDGTVSVKVSFKLEKDSETALNEVRNAVDSVKGDLPAQMESPSVTKVTVQSSALVTYAVGSTALNETELSWFVDNDLTKALLSVPGVGQVNRIGGIDREVHVDLDPATMASLGVTAATVSSQLKAVQTDTSGGLGEIGGTRQTLRTLGALPSVEALKGLKIPLANGQQVRLDDVASISDSFAERSSMAYLDGKPVIAVEIKRSNGFSDSGVAADVDKAIREFAGKHSNVEIDEAYSTIGPIIGNYDGSMHMLYEGAILAIIVVWLFLRDWRATILSAVALPLSVIPTFLVMYLADFSLNIVTLLALSLVVGILVDDAIVEIENIARHLQMGKGPIDAALEAANEIGLAVIATTFTLVSVFLPTAFMSGIPGLIFRQFGITAAVAVLASLVVARLLTPMMAAYFMKAHPTEEKDGRIMRAYISIVKAAMHRRKTTVAVTAVVVALSLSTIPLLKSGFLPASDDARTQITLTMQPGATIEQTDATSRKAADIIGKLPDVTHVFSAVGSVSSGGGPDAGTTSDVGSATIVAVLPPIDERNRKQSEIENDIRQALSVLPGVRVEVGGGGNGTKLEITLAGDDANVLDSASTALEEQLRSLQGIGAVTSTAARQAPEIQITPDFARSAALGVTSSAIAEAVRVATNGEYSADLPKLNLPQRQIPIVVRFSPEARTNLDDIKNMRVAGTNGNVDLGSIADVRIGGSPSEIDRIDRMRNVTLSVELNGRILGDVNREAQALPALRHLPSGVTLVNQGELQRSSELFQSFGLAMAIGVFCIYAVMVLLFHDFLQPLTLLMALPLSLGGALVPLVVTGTSFSMPVVIGLLMLMGVVTKNSILLIEYAIMSRQRGMSRFDALVDACHKRARPIVMTTIAMASGMLPAALSLMGGDSSFRQPMAIVVIGGVVMSTLLSLIVIPVIFTFVDDLEQILKRALRRIGLAEDIAGDKPHASNDHAAVAFQPEISKRGQAQR from the coding sequence ATGAACTTCTCAGCCTGGTCGATCCGCAACCCCGTACCGGCGATATTGCTGTTTGTGATGCTGACAGCCGGCGGGCTCTTGGCCTTCAAGCAGCTGCCGATCCAGAATTTCCCCGACATGGATCTTCCCACGATCAACGTCACCGCGACGCTCGACGGCGCGGCGCCGACGCAGCTCGAAACCGAGGTTGCCCGCACCATCGAGGACAGTCTTGCCGCGCTCAGCTATCTCGATCACATCACCACGACGATCACGGACGGCACCGTTTCGGTCAAGGTCTCCTTCAAGCTGGAAAAAGACAGCGAAACGGCCCTGAACGAAGTCCGCAATGCCGTCGACAGTGTCAAGGGCGACCTGCCGGCGCAGATGGAATCACCAAGCGTCACCAAGGTCACCGTACAGAGCTCCGCGCTGGTCACCTATGCCGTCGGCTCGACCGCTCTCAATGAGACCGAGCTTTCCTGGTTCGTCGACAATGATCTGACCAAGGCGCTGCTTTCGGTGCCCGGTGTCGGGCAAGTCAACCGCATCGGCGGCATCGACCGCGAGGTGCACGTGGATCTCGATCCCGCGACGATGGCCTCGCTCGGCGTCACCGCCGCCACCGTATCGTCGCAGCTAAAGGCCGTGCAAACGGATACGTCGGGCGGCCTCGGCGAAATCGGCGGCACCCGCCAGACCTTGCGCACGCTCGGCGCGCTGCCATCGGTCGAGGCGCTGAAGGGGCTGAAAATCCCACTCGCCAACGGCCAGCAGGTTCGCCTCGACGACGTCGCATCCATCAGCGACAGCTTCGCCGAGCGCTCCTCGATGGCCTATCTCGACGGCAAGCCGGTGATCGCGGTCGAGATCAAGCGCTCGAACGGATTTTCCGACAGCGGTGTTGCCGCCGATGTGGACAAGGCGATCAGGGAGTTCGCCGGCAAGCATTCCAACGTTGAGATCGACGAGGCTTACAGCACGATCGGCCCGATCATCGGCAACTATGATGGTTCGATGCACATGCTCTACGAAGGCGCGATCCTGGCGATCATCGTCGTCTGGCTTTTCCTCCGGGACTGGCGGGCAACGATCCTCTCGGCCGTGGCGCTGCCCTTGTCCGTCATACCGACCTTCCTAGTCATGTATCTCGCCGACTTCAGCCTGAATATCGTCACGCTGCTTGCGCTGTCGCTCGTGGTCGGCATTCTCGTCGACGATGCCATCGTCGAGATCGAGAACATCGCCCGGCACCTGCAGATGGGCAAGGGGCCGATCGATGCCGCCCTCGAAGCGGCCAACGAGATCGGACTTGCCGTCATCGCAACAACCTTCACGCTGGTCTCGGTCTTCCTGCCGACGGCGTTCATGAGCGGCATACCGGGCCTTATTTTCCGCCAGTTCGGCATCACCGCTGCCGTCGCCGTGCTTGCCTCGCTCGTGGTCGCGCGCCTGCTGACGCCGATGATGGCCGCCTATTTCATGAAGGCCCATCCGACCGAGGAAAAGGACGGCCGGATCATGCGTGCCTATATATCAATCGTGAAGGCCGCCATGCACCGCAGGAAGACGACCGTGGCCGTCACCGCCGTCGTCGTCGCGCTCTCGCTTTCGACTATTCCCCTGTTGAAATCGGGCTTCCTGCCCGCGTCCGACGACGCGCGGACCCAGATCACGCTGACCATGCAGCCGGGCGCCACCATCGAGCAGACCGACGCCACCAGCAGGAAGGCCGCAGATATCATCGGCAAGCTTCCCGACGTGACCCATGTCTTTTCCGCCGTCGGTTCGGTGTCCTCGGGCGGCGGTCCCGACGCCGGCACCACGAGCGATGTCGGATCGGCGACGATCGTCGCCGTGCTGCCGCCCATCGACGAGCGCAATCGCAAGCAGTCGGAAATCGAAAACGACATCCGGCAGGCGCTTTCCGTCCTCCCCGGCGTGCGTGTAGAGGTCGGCGGCGGCGGCAATGGCACGAAGCTCGAGATCACGCTGGCTGGCGACGATGCAAATGTCCTCGACAGCGCCAGTACGGCGCTCGAGGAGCAGCTCCGCTCACTGCAGGGCATCGGAGCGGTGACATCGACTGCAGCGAGGCAAGCGCCCGAGATCCAGATCACGCCCGACTTTGCGCGCAGCGCCGCACTCGGGGTCACGTCGAGCGCCATCGCCGAGGCCGTGCGCGTGGCGACCAACGGCGAATATTCCGCCGACCTCCCGAAGCTCAACCTGCCTCAGCGGCAGATTCCGATCGTCGTCCGCTTCTCGCCCGAGGCGCGCACCAATCTGGACGACATCAAGAACATGCGGGTGGCGGGAACCAACGGCAACGTCGATCTCGGATCGATCGCCGATGTGAGGATCGGGGGCAGCCCGTCGGAGATCGACCGGATCGACCGGATGCGCAATGTCACCCTTTCCGTCGAGCTCAACGGCCGCATCCTCGGCGACGTCAACCGCGAAGCGCAGGCGCTGCCGGCACTTCGTCATCTGCCCTCGGGCGTCACCCTGGTCAACCAGGGCGAACTTCAGCGCAGTTCGGAGCTGTTCCAGAGTTTCGGGCTGGCGATGGCGATCGGCGTGTTCTGCATCTATGCGGTCATGGTGCTGCTCTTCCACGATTTCCTCCAGCCGCTGACGCTTCTGATGGCGCTGCCGCTCTCGCTCGGCGGCGCGTTGGTGCCGCTGGTGGTGACCGGAACGAGCTTCTCCATGCCTGTTGTCATCGGCCTGCTCATGCTGATGGGCGTGGTGACGAAGAACTCCATCCTGCTCATCGAATATGCGATCATGTCGCGTCAGCGTGGCATGTCGAGATTCGACGCCTTGGTGGATGCCTGCCACAAGCGCGCACGGCCGATCGTCATGACCACGATCGCCATGGCCTCGGGCATGCTGCCGGCGGCACTCAGCCTGATGGGCGGCGATTCCAGCTTCCGCCAGCCGATGGCGATCGTGGTGATCGGCGGCGTGGTGATGTCGACGCTACTCAGCCTCATCGTCATCCCCGTCATCTTCACTTTCG
- a CDS encoding efflux RND transporter periplasmic adaptor subunit yields MRKPFRLGAAALVAAALFFPLRNAAAEQAAAPALTVSLTTPAQRDWPETVPASGWLKPWQEAIIASETGGLRITDVLVDVGSVVTKGQTLVQLSKESVLADLRKQEAAVENAKASLSKAKANADRARQLQPSGALSDEKIVEYLADEQTATASLASEEAALDSEKIKLAQTTITAVDDGVITSRSANLGAVVSAGTELFRMVRQQRVEWQAEVSARYLPRISEGLSVRINGPDGQVIDGKVRLVGPSVSTDTSRAIVYVALPTGVRPRTGLYVTGNIELQTSPALTVPETAIVFRDGISYLFTSGEDQRVKKVRVETGRRNNGEVEIVSGIDRSAKVVNSGGAFLSDNDLVKIAETN; encoded by the coding sequence TTGAGAAAACCATTCAGGCTAGGCGCCGCCGCTCTCGTTGCGGCCGCGCTTTTCTTCCCCCTGCGCAATGCCGCGGCCGAACAGGCGGCAGCACCCGCTCTTACCGTCTCCCTGACAACACCGGCGCAGCGGGACTGGCCGGAGACCGTTCCGGCAAGCGGCTGGCTGAAGCCTTGGCAGGAAGCCATCATCGCCTCCGAAACCGGCGGCCTGCGCATAACCGATGTCCTGGTCGACGTCGGCTCCGTGGTCACGAAGGGACAGACGCTCGTCCAGCTTTCGAAGGAGAGCGTGCTCGCCGATCTTCGCAAGCAGGAGGCCGCCGTCGAGAACGCCAAGGCAAGTCTGTCGAAGGCCAAGGCCAATGCCGACCGGGCGCGGCAGCTGCAACCTTCCGGCGCGCTTTCCGACGAGAAGATCGTCGAATATCTGGCCGATGAGCAGACGGCAACGGCAAGTCTTGCATCCGAAGAAGCCGCGCTCGACAGCGAAAAGATCAAGCTTGCGCAGACGACGATCACGGCCGTCGACGACGGCGTGATCACGTCGCGTTCAGCCAATCTCGGCGCCGTCGTCTCCGCCGGCACCGAGCTGTTTCGCATGGTTCGCCAGCAGCGTGTCGAATGGCAGGCCGAAGTGTCGGCACGTTACCTCCCGCGCATTTCCGAAGGCTTGAGCGTCAGGATCAACGGACCGGACGGCCAGGTCATCGACGGCAAGGTGAGACTTGTCGGGCCTTCGGTCAGCACCGATACCAGCCGGGCAATCGTCTATGTGGCGCTTCCCACCGGCGTCCGGCCGCGCACCGGTCTCTATGTCACCGGCAATATCGAATTGCAGACGTCGCCGGCGCTGACCGTTCCCGAGACCGCGATCGTGTTCCGGGACGGCATCAGTTACCTCTTCACTTCAGGTGAGGATCAGCGGGTCAAAAAGGTCAGGGTGGAAACCGGTCGCCGCAACAATGGCGAGGTTGAAATCGTCTCGGGGATCGATCGATCGGCGAAAGTGGTGAACTCGGGTGGCGCGTTCCTGTCCGACAACGACCTCGTGAAGATTGCGGAGACGAACTGA
- a CDS encoding response regulator has translation MNKVLLIDDDAELTTLLQEYLIEEGYDVVTDTDGRAAIAAAAGNTVDIIVLDIMMPRMNGIEVLQRIRKLSQVPVLMLTARGDDVDRISGLNLGADDYVPKPCSPGELAARLRAILRRAGQPAAGASTDTIRAGQLVIHSGSRNAEWRGETLELTGTEFSLLEVLARSAGQLVSKQDISKRAFGKPLTPFDRRIDVHISSVRQKLGLREDGQSWIQSVRGQGYQLLVD, from the coding sequence ATGAACAAGGTTCTCCTCATCGACGACGATGCCGAGCTGACGACGCTTCTGCAGGAATATCTGATCGAAGAAGGGTATGACGTCGTAACCGATACCGACGGTCGCGCTGCCATTGCCGCTGCCGCCGGCAATACGGTCGATATCATCGTGCTCGACATCATGATGCCCCGGATGAACGGGATCGAAGTTTTGCAGAGGATCCGGAAACTGAGCCAAGTCCCCGTTCTGATGCTGACCGCAAGAGGCGATGACGTGGACAGGATATCGGGTCTCAATCTCGGTGCCGACGATTATGTGCCGAAGCCATGTTCGCCGGGTGAATTGGCGGCGAGGCTACGCGCCATCCTGCGTCGCGCGGGGCAACCGGCAGCCGGCGCATCGACCGACACGATCAGGGCAGGGCAGCTGGTGATCCACTCCGGTAGCAGAAATGCCGAATGGCGCGGCGAGACCTTGGAACTGACCGGCACCGAATTCAGCCTGCTCGAGGTTCTCGCCCGCAGCGCCGGCCAACTGGTGTCGAAGCAGGATATTTCAAAGCGGGCCTTCGGCAAGCCGCTCACGCCGTTCGACCGGCGTATCGACGTTCATATCAGCAGCGTTCGCCAGAAGCTCGGACTGCGGGAGGACGGACAATCCTGGATCCAGTCAGTCCGCGGTCAGGGCTATCAACTTCTCGTGGACTGA